The genomic window TGCGCTCGTGGGTAGGTCGCTGGTTGCCACGCACATTGATAGCTGGGAGAACGGCTCGCAGAACTGGACGGCGCGCTTCCGTGAGGAGTTCGAGCGCCTGCGCGGTTACGACCCGCTGCTCTACCTGCCGGTGATGACTGGGCGGGTCGTGGACAGCCTCGAAGTCTCGGAGCGCTTCCTGTGGGATCTGCGGCAGACCGTCTCCGATCTGATCGTCGAGAACTACGCCGGGCACATGCACGAACTGGCTCAACAGCACGGCCTGCGCCTGACGATCGAGGCCTACGGCGACACCGTCGTTGCGAACCTACCCTACGCGGGGCGCTGTGATGAGCCGATGGGCGAGTTCTGGTGGCCCGGGATGGGTGCAGGCGGGACGCTTACTGAAATGGCCTCGGCGGCTCATGTCTACGGGAGGCCGGTCTGCGGTGCGGAGGCCTTCACCGCCAACAACGACGAGCGCTGGCTGGCGACACCCGGTCTGATCAAGCCGCTGGGCGACCAGGCCTTCTGTCTGGGCATCAATCGTTTCGTGGTCCATCGCTACGCCCTGCAGCCCTGGGCCGATCGTCGTCCGGGGATGACCATGGGACCGTGGGGGCAGCACTACGAACGCACGCAGACCTGGTGGGAGCAGAGCGGTCCGTGGCACGAGTACCTGACCCGCTGCCAGTACCTGCTGCAGAGCGGCCTACCGGTGGTGGACCTGCTGTACCTGGCTCCCGAGGGCGCTCCGCGAAGCTTCAGCCCGCCGTCGGCGATTCTCCGCGCTGGGTACAGGGCCGACAGTTGCCCACCCGAGGCACTGTTCACAAGGGTGTCCGTGAAGGACGGCCTGCTGGTGCTGCCCGACGGGATGAGCTACCGTGCACTGGTTCTCCCGAACTCGCCGACCATGACGCCTGCGTTGCTAGAGCGCCTAAGCAACTTGGCGGCGCAGGGAGCGACGATCCTCGGAACTCCACCCTCCAAGGCGCCGGGCCTCACCGACTACCCGCAGTGCGACCTTCAGGTGAAGCACCTCGCGGATGCCCTGTGGGGCACCGGGAAGATCATCACAGGGAAGACGCCGCAGGAGGTCCTGGCCGCCGCAGGAGTCGGACCGGACTTCACCGCGAACCGCACGCTGAACTTCCTCCATCGGCGCATCGGTGAGACTGACGCCTACTTCGTCGCGAACCCTCTGAACCACGCTGTGAATGCGGTCTGCAGCTTCCGCATCTCAGGACGCCGACCGTCGCTGTGGCGGCCTGAGACCGGACAGGTGGAACCCGCCGTAGCCTTCACGCAGGCCGAGGGGGGAACGCAGACTCCGCTGCGGTTCGAGGCCGGCGAGTCGGTGTTCGTCGTCTTCGGTACAGACGGCGCCGGGCCCGATCCGGTGCTGCAAGTCACCCGTGACGGGCAGTCGGTCCTGACGCCGCCGGTGCGCGAGGCGAAGGTCACGATTCGCCGCGCGATCTGGACGCCCTCGCAGGTAGGGAAGGAGACGCGGGATGCCACCCAGCAGGTGCAACGGATGCTGGATCGCGGGATCCGCTCCTTCGTGGTCTCAGAGCTCGCGTCGGAGGGCGATCCTGCGCGCAACATCGTCAAGACCCTGCGGGTCGAGTACGAGGCAGGTGGCCGGACCTTCGCCGCGCAGGCCACCGATCCTGAGCGCCTCCGCTTCGAAGTGCCCGCAGGTACGCAGAGGATCATCGTTCGGAGTGCGCTCTGGGGAGTGCCGGGTGACCCGGTCTACGGCTCCAAGGACGTGACGGAGCAGGTGCAGAAGAAGGTGGAGGGCGGCCAGCGCAGCTTCGTCGTCGCCGAGCTCGCTGCTGAGGGCGACCCCGCTCCGAACGTGATGAAAGCTCTGCGGGTGGAGTATGAGGTGGAGGGCAAAGCTCTCAGCGCCGCCGCCAGGGACCCGGAGGTCATCT from Armatimonadia bacterium includes these protein-coding regions:
- a CDS encoding glycosyl hydrolase, with amino-acid sequence MKLSAKALLVSTLCVAAALSLSCSASAQPLTDLSRNFQTPPASARPWVYWFWLNGNLTREGITADLEAMKRVGIGGVLIMEVDQGAPVGPVSFAGSEWRELFTFVLAEANRLGLEVNMNNDAGWNGSGGPWITPDKAMQKLVWSESEVQGPARFEAVLAQPKTVAGYYRDVAVLAFPTPGDYRIPEIEAKAAYDRRDFGPRADYGQVPPEQTIQRSRILNLTPQMGADGRLTWDVPEGKWTVLRCGHTPTGAQNAPSPASGRGLECDKLSKEGSEAAFEGLLGKLVADSPALVGRSLVATHIDSWENGSQNWTARFREEFERLRGYDPLLYLPVMTGRVVDSLEVSERFLWDLRQTVSDLIVENYAGHMHELAQQHGLRLTIEAYGDTVVANLPYAGRCDEPMGEFWWPGMGAGGTLTEMASAAHVYGRPVCGAEAFTANNDERWLATPGLIKPLGDQAFCLGINRFVVHRYALQPWADRRPGMTMGPWGQHYERTQTWWEQSGPWHEYLTRCQYLLQSGLPVVDLLYLAPEGAPRSFSPPSAILRAGYRADSCPPEALFTRVSVKDGLLVLPDGMSYRALVLPNSPTMTPALLERLSNLAAQGATILGTPPSKAPGLTDYPQCDLQVKHLADALWGTGKIITGKTPQEVLAAAGVGPDFTANRTLNFLHRRIGETDAYFVANPLNHAVNAVCSFRISGRRPSLWRPETGQVEPAVAFTQAEGGTQTPLRFEAGESVFVVFGTDGAGPDPVLQVTRDGQSVLTPPVREAKVTIRRAIWTPSQVGKETRDATQQVQRMLDRGIRSFVVSELASEGDPARNIVKTLRVEYEAGGRTFAAQATDPERLRFEVPAGTQRIIVRSALWGVPGDPVYGSKDVTEQVQKKVEGGQRSFVVAELAAEGDPAPNVMKALRVEYEVEGKALSAAARDPEVISFELPADTTPPVQMERRADGALLAVANEAGTYEVQMQSGRRLHFTGAVPRSLDVTGPWTVRCAPGWGAPEEVSFPALISWSEHSDPGVRFFSGTATYRRSLQLPAELVAANRRVLLDLGRVEAFAQVRLNGRNLDILWHAPYCVDITGMAKAGDNELEVEVTNLWPNRMIGDEQLPEDSERRSNGTLAQWPQWLQEGKPSPTGRFTFTTWRLWPQDSELQPSGLLGPVTVRSLSVQVVGQ